A region of Candidatus Rokuibacteriota bacterium DNA encodes the following proteins:
- the gcvH gene encoding glycine cleavage system protein GcvH — MATLFNCNLPEELFYLIDKHVWLRVSVDGPVTVGIDDVAQNLAGTIVACTPKKAGRAVPRGQSLATIESSKWVGPVPNPVTGEIVEVNEAVRKSPGILNQDPYGQGWLVRVRPTNWEAERAELATGAEGLEAYRSFLEAQGIQCRPAGG, encoded by the coding sequence ATGGCGACCCTGTTCAACTGCAACCTGCCGGAAGAGCTCTTCTACCTCATCGACAAGCACGTGTGGCTGCGGGTTTCCGTGGACGGGCCCGTCACGGTGGGCATCGACGACGTGGCCCAGAACCTGGCCGGGACCATCGTCGCCTGCACGCCGAAGAAGGCGGGGCGCGCGGTGCCCAGAGGGCAGAGCCTGGCGACCATCGAGTCCTCCAAGTGGGTGGGACCGGTGCCGAACCCCGTGACGGGGGAGATCGTGGAGGTCAACGAGGCCGTGCGGAAGAGTCCGGGGATCCTCAATCAGGATCCGTACGGGCAGGGGTGGCTGGTGCGGGTCAGGCCGACGAACTGGGAGGCGGAGAGAGCGGAGCTCGCGACCGGTGCCGAGGGGCTGGAGGCGTACCGCAGCTTCCTCGAGGCCCAGGGGATCCAGTGCCGGCCGGCCGGCGGCTGA
- a CDS encoding FAD-dependent oxidoreductase: MTQFTRRGFLRTGAAGAGVGVLGVTLGGGLAGCAAPVTGDIAPGTRRRVVVIGGGWGGATAAKYVRMGDPSIEVVLLEPNREFVSCPFSNLVLSGLRKIDSITFGYEGLRRHGVRILHEAATAIEPDRRRVRLADGYLQYDRLIVSPGVEFQWEQVEGLAANQDKVLHAWKAGPQTVALARQLESMRDGGVFVLTVPPIAYRCPPGPYERACMVAWYLKTHKPKSKLIVLDANQNIVSKTGLFRAAWKAYPNLEYHASSKVIAVDPGAREVRTEFDRIKYDVVNLIPPQRAGTIAVQADLVGADKRWCEVSHTTYESVKHKNVHVLGDSTIGLPVPKSGNVANAMGKVCAIAVVALLNDKPVPSLAPGNTCYSWVSDREAIAVVNAYKIENGKVVQIEQKLTPAQSPFVAQRAEGWAKGIWHDVLA, from the coding sequence ATGACTCAGTTCACCCGCAGGGGGTTTCTCAGGACCGGCGCGGCCGGCGCCGGAGTCGGTGTGCTGGGCGTGACCCTGGGCGGCGGGCTCGCCGGATGCGCCGCGCCCGTCACGGGCGACATCGCCCCCGGTACGCGCCGCCGCGTGGTCGTGATCGGCGGCGGCTGGGGCGGCGCGACGGCGGCGAAGTACGTCCGCATGGGCGATCCCAGCATCGAGGTCGTCCTCCTCGAGCCCAACCGCGAGTTCGTCTCCTGCCCGTTCAGCAACCTGGTCCTGAGCGGCCTCCGCAAGATCGACAGCATCACCTTCGGCTACGAGGGCCTCAGGCGCCACGGCGTCAGGATCCTGCACGAGGCGGCCACGGCCATCGAGCCCGACCGCCGGCGCGTCCGTCTCGCCGACGGGTACCTCCAGTACGACCGCCTCATCGTCTCGCCGGGCGTCGAGTTCCAGTGGGAGCAGGTCGAGGGGCTCGCGGCCAACCAGGACAAGGTGCTGCACGCCTGGAAGGCGGGGCCGCAGACCGTCGCGCTCGCCCGGCAGCTCGAGTCCATGCGGGACGGCGGGGTCTTCGTGCTGACGGTGCCGCCCATCGCCTACCGCTGCCCCCCGGGCCCCTACGAGCGGGCCTGCATGGTGGCCTGGTACCTCAAGACCCACAAGCCCAAGAGCAAGCTCATCGTGCTCGACGCCAACCAGAACATCGTGTCCAAGACGGGCCTGTTCCGGGCGGCGTGGAAGGCCTACCCGAACCTCGAGTATCACGCCTCGAGCAAGGTGATCGCCGTGGACCCGGGCGCGCGCGAGGTCCGCACCGAGTTCGACCGGATCAAGTACGACGTGGTGAACCTCATCCCACCACAGCGCGCCGGGACCATCGCCGTCCAGGCCGATCTCGTGGGCGCCGACAAGCGGTGGTGCGAGGTGAGCCACACCACGTACGAGTCGGTGAAGCACAAGAACGTCCACGTCCTCGGAGATTCCACCATCGGGCTGCCGGTGCCGAAGTCGGGCAACGTCGCCAACGCCATGGGGAAGGTCTGTGCCATCGCGGTCGTGGCGCTCCTGAACGACAAGCCCGTGCCGTCCCTGGCGCCGGGCAACACCTGCTACAGCTGGGTGAGCGACCGGGAGGCCATCGCCGTGGTCAACGCCTACAAGATCGAGAACGGCAAGGTCGTCCAGATCGAGCAGAAGCTCACGCCGGCCCAGAGCCCCTTCGTCGCGCAGCGGGCCGAGGGGTGGGCGAAGGGCATCTGGCACGACGTGCTCGCGTGA
- a CDS encoding c-type cytochrome: MTMATTTSVEFGGSSMHTMARGLLAGAALLAVLAVSDGWAAGPFETPGFTKVFTCAVCHGPAGNSESDSMPIIAGMAPAYFKKQMQAYAGGQRPSAEMEPYAKMVMHLGVDDVAAYFAAQKMRPARVPVDPAAVERGRRASEACVVCHGREGKADVDKGIPALAGQPAGYLREQLTLFKAEKRNPKDALIKSTKAMLGTIPEATLADLAAYYSSRR, from the coding sequence ATGACCATGGCCACCACGACCAGCGTCGAGTTCGGAGGATCCTCCATGCACACGATGGCACGCGGGCTCCTGGCCGGAGCGGCTCTCCTCGCCGTCCTGGCCGTCTCCGACGGGTGGGCGGCCGGGCCCTTCGAGACGCCCGGCTTCACCAAGGTCTTCACCTGCGCGGTCTGTCACGGGCCCGCGGGCAACAGCGAGTCCGACAGCATGCCGATCATCGCGGGGATGGCACCGGCGTACTTCAAGAAGCAGATGCAGGCGTATGCGGGAGGCCAGCGGCCGTCGGCCGAGATGGAGCCCTACGCAAAGATGGTGATGCATCTGGGCGTCGATGACGTCGCGGCTTACTTCGCGGCGCAGAAGATGCGGCCCGCCAGGGTACCGGTCGATCCCGCCGCCGTCGAGCGCGGCCGCAGGGCGTCGGAGGCGTGCGTCGTCTGCCACGGACGGGAGGGCAAGGCCGATGTCGACAAGGGCATCCCGGCCCTGGCGGGGCAGCCTGCCGGGTACCTGCGAGAGCAGCTGACGCTGTTCAAGGCCGAAAAGAGGAACCCCAAGGATGCCCTGATCAAGTCCACGAAGGCGATGCTGGGGACCATCCCGGAGGCGACCCTGGCCGACCTGGCCGCGTACTACTCGAGCCGGAGGTAG
- a CDS encoding glycine cleavage system protein H, with translation MALYRGCDLPEDLWYDVDRDVWARFEADDTVTLGMTDPAQTRCGRVVSVRFKAVGRHVPRGQSLGTIESAKWVGPFPAVLSGVIVANNEAAFRQDILAANKDPYGEGWLVRLRPERLPEERGALVTGADALARYRARIDAHAINCMRCAG, from the coding sequence ATGGCGCTGTATCGTGGCTGCGACCTCCCCGAGGATCTGTGGTACGACGTCGACCGCGACGTCTGGGCGCGATTCGAGGCGGACGACACGGTCACGCTCGGCATGACGGACCCGGCGCAGACGCGCTGCGGCCGAGTGGTGAGCGTGCGCTTCAAGGCGGTGGGGCGCCACGTGCCGCGCGGGCAGAGCCTCGGGACCATCGAGAGCGCGAAGTGGGTCGGGCCGTTTCCCGCCGTGCTGTCGGGGGTGATCGTCGCGAACAACGAGGCGGCGTTCCGGCAGGACATCCTCGCCGCCAACAAGGATCCCTACGGCGAAGGCTGGCTGGTGCGGCTCAGGCCCGAGCGGCTCCCGGAAGAGCGCGGGGCGCTGGTCACCGGGGCCGACGCGCTCGCCCGCTACCGCGCGCGCATCGACGCCCACGCCATCAACTGCATGCGCTGTGCAGGGTGA
- a CDS encoding glycine cleavage system protein H, protein MEMDAERSEADEQVRRIEGHDFPEGLWYQAAEHLWLRPGEPDGSGRRLVTVGLDALGVLALGEVVYAELGERGLDVRAGQALGSLEAEKMVRPVLAPVSGTVVEVNDELQAAPRRLNTDPYGGGWLVRIAAGAWDLEATEFLRAPGDVEAWVRQELSEHEDRR, encoded by the coding sequence ATGGAGATGGATGCAGAGCGGAGCGAGGCGGATGAGCAGGTGAGGCGCATCGAGGGACACGACTTCCCCGAGGGGCTCTGGTACCAGGCGGCGGAGCACCTCTGGCTGCGGCCCGGAGAGCCGGACGGGAGCGGGCGGCGGCTGGTGACGGTGGGCCTCGACGCCCTCGGCGTGCTGGCGCTCGGCGAGGTGGTCTATGCGGAGCTCGGCGAGCGCGGCCTCGACGTCCGGGCGGGACAGGCGCTGGGCTCGCTCGAGGCCGAGAAGATGGTGCGTCCCGTGCTGGCGCCGGTGTCGGGCACCGTGGTGGAGGTCAACGACGAGCTCCAGGCGGCCCCGCGACGGCTGAACACCGATCCCTACGGCGGCGGCTGGCTGGTCCGGATCGCGGCCGGCGCCTGGGATCTGGAGGCGACGGAGTTCCTCCGGGCGCCGGGCGACGTGGAGGCGTGGGTGCGGCAGGAGCTCTCCGAGCACGAGGACAGGCGGTGA
- a CDS encoding radical SAM protein: protein MTVALREIHFYAPGLRRYRTSEWTGQEPGRFVSVSVTGAACALQCDHCQSKVLEGMWSLGGATLYDVALEARERGARGILVSGGSDRRGRVPLLRHVPDLKRIRQELGLLVRLHPGLPDEETAAALGEVGVDGAMLDIIGAQETIREIYHLDVPVGEYAAVLERLDAHGVPLVPHIILGLHRGRMLGEWTALSMVARHRPRLLVLVVLMPMTGTAMRDVTPPSVAEVGAFFQTARAAMRETPIALGCARPLGPVKAEIDRCAVEAGLDGIAYPAEGIVAYARSRGLTPRFHDACCGIDW from the coding sequence GTGACCGTCGCGCTCCGCGAGATCCACTTCTATGCCCCGGGGCTCAGGCGCTACCGGACCTCGGAGTGGACCGGGCAGGAGCCGGGGCGCTTCGTGTCCGTGTCCGTGACGGGTGCCGCGTGTGCGCTGCAATGCGATCACTGCCAGTCGAAGGTGCTCGAGGGGATGTGGTCGCTCGGGGGCGCGACGCTCTACGATGTCGCGCTGGAGGCCCGGGAGCGGGGGGCGCGCGGGATCCTGGTCTCCGGCGGCTCCGACCGGCGCGGGCGCGTCCCGTTGCTCCGGCACGTGCCGGACCTCAAGCGGATCCGGCAAGAGCTGGGCCTGCTGGTCCGCCTGCATCCCGGCTTGCCTGACGAGGAGACGGCGGCGGCGCTCGGCGAGGTGGGTGTGGATGGTGCCATGCTCGACATCATCGGCGCCCAGGAGACCATCCGGGAGATCTACCACCTCGACGTCCCCGTCGGGGAGTACGCGGCCGTGCTCGAGCGGCTGGACGCCCACGGGGTCCCGCTGGTGCCCCACATCATCCTGGGGCTCCACCGCGGCCGCATGCTGGGGGAGTGGACGGCGCTCTCCATGGTGGCGCGCCATCGCCCCCGGCTGCTGGTCCTCGTGGTGCTGATGCCGATGACAGGCACGGCCATGCGGGACGTGACGCCGCCGTCAGTGGCCGAGGTCGGCGCCTTCTTCCAGACGGCGCGCGCCGCCATGCGGGAGACGCCCATCGCCCTCGGCTGCGCTCGCCCCCTGGGCCCGGTCAAGGCCGAGATCGACCGGTGCGCCGTGGAGGCGGGGCTCGACGGTATCGCCTATCCGGCCGAGGGCATCGTGGCCTATGCGCGGTCCCGCGGCCTGACGCCCCGCTTTCACGACGCCTGCTGCGGTATTGATTGGTGA
- a CDS encoding radical SAM protein, with translation MASVSEPGDDMTTETVGGKKTKLALLEHAERTLPSPDHVRISVAAAMSIGLRPGLFFRNASCDCVNLLLNYPEGCYANCTYCGLARERPGLAQDNTFIRVGWPVYPTERVVQAIAESEARVGRVCIAQVQDRRAYPDLLDIAGRLRRRSSVPISALVSATLLDEEKLLAIREAGVDIVGVGLDAASEEVFHRTRGRGARGPHSWAQHWEIIRLARKHFGPMKVNCHVIVGLGETDAELIDLFYRVRAEEIAAYLFSFNPEPGTDMAGAPRAPIARLRRIQLTKHLIEERGLPREAIECDEAGALLRVHAPRALIEECIAAGTPFMTDGCPDRTGRMACNRPFGSYRPGEEFRDYPFRPTEDDIAVIRAEAAFDEVTG, from the coding sequence GTGGCGAGCGTCAGCGAGCCGGGTGACGACATGACCACGGAAACCGTCGGCGGAAAGAAGACGAAGCTCGCGCTGCTGGAGCACGCGGAGCGGACGCTGCCGAGCCCCGACCACGTGCGGATCAGCGTGGCGGCCGCCATGTCCATCGGGCTCCGGCCGGGCCTCTTCTTCCGCAACGCCAGCTGCGACTGCGTGAACCTGCTGCTCAACTACCCCGAGGGCTGTTACGCCAACTGCACCTACTGCGGGCTGGCCCGGGAGCGCCCGGGACTCGCCCAGGATAACACCTTCATCCGCGTGGGCTGGCCTGTCTACCCCACCGAGCGCGTGGTGCAGGCCATCGCCGAGAGCGAGGCGCGGGTGGGGCGGGTCTGCATCGCCCAGGTGCAGGACCGGCGTGCCTACCCGGATCTCCTCGACATCGCGGGCCGCCTCAGGCGCCGGTCGTCGGTGCCCATCTCGGCCCTCGTCTCGGCCACGCTGCTCGACGAGGAGAAGCTCCTCGCGATCCGGGAGGCGGGGGTGGACATCGTCGGCGTGGGACTGGATGCCGCCAGCGAGGAGGTCTTCCATCGCACGCGGGGCCGGGGCGCGCGCGGGCCCCACTCGTGGGCGCAGCACTGGGAGATCATCCGGCTGGCTCGCAAGCACTTCGGCCCGATGAAGGTGAACTGTCACGTCATCGTGGGGCTCGGCGAGACGGACGCGGAGCTGATCGACCTCTTCTATCGGGTGCGAGCCGAGGAGATCGCCGCGTATCTGTTCTCCTTCAACCCCGAGCCTGGAACCGACATGGCCGGGGCGCCGCGCGCCCCCATCGCGCGGCTCCGGCGCATCCAGCTCACCAAGCACCTGATCGAGGAGCGCGGGTTGCCGCGCGAGGCCATCGAGTGTGACGAGGCGGGCGCGCTCCTCCGCGTGCATGCGCCGCGAGCGCTCATCGAGGAATGCATCGCCGCCGGGACGCCGTTCATGACCGATGGCTGCCCCGACCGCACCGGCAGGATGGCCTGCAACCGGCCCTTCGGCAGCTACCGCCCGGGCGAGGAGTTCCGCGACTACCCGTTCCGGCCTACCGAGGACGACATCGCCGTGATCCGCGCCGAGGCCGCCTTCGACGAGGTCACCGGGTGA
- a CDS encoding lipoate--protein ligase family protein — MTDHPVRLLDLGEVSPLRSQALYHGLGESMNEQSPDTIVLCHPAAPYFSVGHHHAPADELDLEWCRASGYPVLRRRIGGGTVFLDRSQLFYQCIFHRRGAPLMVEGIYRRFLMPAVEALRGLGLPASLEGINEIEVAGRRMAGTGGGQIGEAVVVVGNVLFDFPASVMGRAWRAPSPQFRRLAEEGLRLHVGTLGAALPSPPAQAGMRERLVASYETGLGRPLVRGRLTPAETAAVRAEEERLARPPERSRAPGRPLTRVKVTRRVSVHEWTWRAGEGETRVTARVADRHIEELVVAGAPLAPDDARRRVLEALSAG; from the coding sequence GTGACCGACCATCCCGTTCGCCTCCTCGACCTCGGCGAGGTCTCCCCGCTCCGCTCGCAGGCCCTCTACCACGGCCTGGGCGAGAGCATGAATGAGCAGTCGCCGGACACCATCGTGCTCTGCCATCCCGCCGCGCCGTACTTCTCGGTGGGCCATCACCACGCTCCGGCCGACGAGCTCGACCTCGAGTGGTGTCGCGCCAGCGGCTACCCCGTCCTCCGGCGGCGCATCGGCGGCGGCACGGTCTTCCTCGATCGGAGCCAGCTCTTCTACCAGTGCATCTTCCACCGCAGGGGCGCGCCGCTGATGGTGGAGGGGATTTACCGCCGCTTCCTGATGCCGGCGGTCGAGGCGCTGCGTGGGCTCGGGCTCCCCGCGAGCCTCGAGGGCATCAACGAGATCGAGGTGGCGGGTCGGAGGATGGCGGGCACGGGCGGCGGGCAGATCGGCGAGGCGGTGGTCGTGGTCGGCAACGTGCTCTTCGACTTTCCCGCCTCCGTGATGGGGCGCGCGTGGCGTGCCCCCTCCCCCCAGTTCCGGCGGCTCGCCGAGGAGGGGCTGCGGCTCCACGTCGGGACGTTGGGCGCGGCGCTGCCGTCTCCGCCGGCCCAGGCCGGGATGCGGGAGCGGCTCGTCGCCTCCTACGAGACGGGCCTCGGCCGCCCCCTCGTCCGGGGCCGGCTGACGCCGGCGGAGACGGCCGCGGTGAGGGCCGAGGAGGAACGCCTCGCCCGGCCTCCCGAGCGCTCCCGCGCGCCGGGGCGGCCGCTCACCCGGGTCAAGGTCACGCGCCGCGTCTCGGTCCACGAGTGGACGTGGCGCGCGGGCGAAGGAGAGACCCGGGTCACCGCCCGCGTGGCCGATCGCCACATCGAGGAGCTCGTGGTCGCCGGGGCGCCGCTGGCGCCCGACGACGCCCGCCGGCGCGTGCTCGAGGCGCTGAGTGCGGGATGA
- a CDS encoding sulfite exporter TauE/SafE family protein, translating into MDLLIAVPLGFVLGFLIGLTGVGGGALVAPALYVVLGLPYGEAVALSLIYSLFTKVVSGVQHMRQGTVLWKVTLLYGLLGIPGAILGSRLVYLADAGLQRLFPLIMGGVLLVVSALMLMETGMRSLAARPKPFSPHEVGWQGVAGIAALQLFVGVLLGITSVGAGSIIILSMVFLFRMTAREIVGSNIIIALIMVVPAGFAHYLAGGVDWRLLGLLLLGSFGGAVLGSKSTMLLPDRLLKLAMVTLIVGGALSTIAKAW; encoded by the coding sequence ATGGACCTGCTGATCGCGGTGCCGCTCGGCTTCGTCCTGGGTTTCCTGATCGGTCTGACCGGCGTCGGCGGAGGCGCCCTGGTCGCGCCCGCCCTGTACGTGGTGCTGGGGCTCCCTTACGGAGAGGCCGTGGCCCTGTCGCTGATCTACTCCCTCTTCACGAAGGTCGTGAGCGGTGTCCAGCACATGCGCCAGGGAACGGTTCTGTGGAAGGTGACCCTGCTGTACGGGCTCCTGGGAATCCCGGGAGCCATCCTGGGATCGCGGCTGGTCTACCTGGCCGACGCGGGGCTGCAGCGCCTCTTCCCCCTGATCATGGGGGGCGTCCTGCTCGTGGTCTCCGCGCTCATGCTGATGGAGACGGGCATGCGCTCCCTGGCGGCCCGCCCGAAGCCCTTCTCCCCCCACGAGGTCGGCTGGCAGGGCGTCGCGGGCATCGCCGCGCTCCAGCTCTTCGTGGGCGTCCTCCTGGGGATCACCTCCGTCGGCGCGGGCAGCATCATCATCCTCTCCATGGTCTTCCTCTTCCGGATGACCGCCCGCGAGATCGTCGGCTCCAACATCATCATTGCGCTCATCATGGTCGTCCCCGCGGGATTCGCCCACTACCTTGCCGGCGGGGTGGACTGGCGGCTCCTGGGCCTGCTGCTGCTGGGCTCCTTCGGGGGGGCGGTGCTGGGATCCAAGTCCACGATGTTGCTGCCGGACCGGTTACTGAAGCTCGCCATGGTCACCCTCATCGTCGGAGGAGCCCTCTCGACCATCGCCAAGGCGTGGTGA
- a CDS encoding LysR family transcriptional regulator: protein MNLHHLRIFYTVAQRRSITAAAEDLLLSQPAVSLQLKALEKELGMPLFQRGGSKLALTQAGEVLYRSAVSILHAKEEVERSIGELRDGTKGRLILGAGTTGGMYVLPRIVQAYKGLWPETEIVFHIGNTDHILEKLLENVVDMGLVGGPIDDRRFVVEPVCPDELVLIAAPTHPIVSLGKVTLKDLAGLPFIVPEAGSRTRQLVERNFRDAGVPFKIAMQLSGTEGVKRGVEARLGVGMVSRYAVESECQHGVLQRVPIEGWGITRTMNLVYRNQKYFSPVGERFRDFAKSYGERHLGQPVASTPRGEVGGPRGPGGARRAGGRARGVRSDRE, encoded by the coding sequence ATGAACCTGCACCACCTCCGGATCTTCTACACCGTCGCGCAGCGCAGGAGCATCACGGCGGCGGCCGAGGACCTTCTCCTCAGCCAGCCTGCGGTGAGTCTGCAGCTCAAGGCCCTCGAGAAGGAGCTGGGCATGCCGCTCTTCCAGCGCGGCGGCTCGAAGCTGGCGCTCACCCAGGCCGGCGAGGTGCTCTATCGCTCCGCCGTGTCCATCCTCCACGCCAAGGAGGAGGTCGAGCGCTCCATCGGCGAGCTGCGCGACGGGACCAAGGGCCGGCTGATCCTCGGCGCGGGGACGACGGGGGGGATGTACGTGCTCCCGAGAATCGTCCAGGCCTACAAGGGGCTCTGGCCGGAGACCGAGATCGTCTTCCACATCGGGAACACCGACCACATTCTCGAGAAGCTCCTGGAGAACGTCGTGGACATGGGGCTCGTCGGCGGGCCCATCGACGACCGGCGCTTCGTCGTCGAGCCTGTCTGCCCCGACGAGCTGGTTCTCATTGCGGCGCCGACGCACCCCATCGTGTCGCTTGGCAAGGTGACCCTCAAGGACCTGGCAGGGCTGCCGTTCATCGTGCCCGAAGCGGGGTCCCGGACCCGCCAGCTCGTCGAGCGCAACTTCCGGGACGCGGGGGTGCCCTTCAAGATCGCCATGCAGCTGTCGGGCACCGAAGGCGTCAAGCGGGGGGTCGAGGCGCGTCTCGGTGTGGGCATGGTCTCGCGCTACGCGGTCGAGTCCGAGTGCCAGCACGGTGTGCTCCAGCGCGTGCCCATCGAGGGGTGGGGGATCACGCGCACCATGAACCTCGTCTACCGGAACCAGAAGTACTTCTCCCCGGTGGGGGAGCGCTTCCGCGACTTCGCGAAGTCCTACGGGGAGCGTCATCTCGGTCAGCCCGTGGCCTCGACACCGCGCGGCGAGGTCGGGGGCCCGCGCGGTCCGGGAGGCGCGCGCCGCGCCGGCGGACGGGCCAGAGGGGTCCGCAGCGATCGGGAGTGA
- a CDS encoding putative sulfate exporter family transporter, with the protein MAEARGGSALLRTEDWLAVWLGFLIIVLVLVGVRPDMPKFRWATAAGFTATAAEARPAVEKLAGDAAAKGEQELATAATTLATAIGAGDRSAIGGAAKGLGEAAGKSKDAALKKKGSDLARKIGGDAGAVVGKVFSGENIWKAVVVGIGYLVLAAIGIALMGGSVGKFVVGFPVVYALAWLSQVIAGNSTINYWGFEYVIFALVIGLLISNTVGIPDWLKEGVRTEYYIKTGLVILGAGILFLEIVQAGALGIVQAVLVVGVIWYICFWLCRKMRVDDDFAAMLSTAVSICGVSAAIAACGAIQGDKKKLSYVTSLVLIVAVPMMVLMPWAVKFFGIPEIVGGAWLGGTLDTSGSVVAAGALISEPAMKAGVIVKFSQNVLIGVAAFLLSVWWTFKEGAKTGERPSAGVIWERFPKFVLGFVVASIVFSFILDAATVGATKGSLGGMRTVWFALAFICIGLETRFTDLVSMEGGRPAGAFLVAQAINVIWTLILAFLLFGGVLFAAPVIK; encoded by the coding sequence ATGGCAGAGGCGAGAGGCGGGTCGGCGCTGCTGAGAACCGAGGACTGGCTGGCGGTATGGCTGGGGTTCCTGATCATCGTGCTCGTGCTGGTCGGGGTGAGGCCGGACATGCCCAAGTTCCGGTGGGCCACCGCCGCCGGCTTCACGGCCACCGCGGCCGAGGCGCGACCGGCCGTCGAGAAGCTGGCCGGGGATGCCGCCGCCAAGGGGGAGCAGGAACTGGCGACGGCCGCAACCACCCTGGCGACGGCCATCGGGGCCGGCGACCGTTCGGCGATCGGAGGCGCGGCCAAGGGGTTGGGCGAGGCGGCGGGCAAGAGCAAGGACGCCGCGCTCAAGAAGAAGGGCAGTGACCTTGCCAGGAAGATCGGCGGCGATGCCGGCGCCGTCGTGGGCAAGGTCTTCTCCGGCGAGAACATCTGGAAGGCCGTGGTCGTGGGCATCGGCTACCTCGTCCTCGCCGCCATCGGTATCGCCCTCATGGGCGGCAGCGTGGGCAAGTTCGTCGTGGGCTTCCCCGTCGTCTACGCGCTGGCCTGGCTGTCCCAGGTGATCGCGGGCAACTCCACGATCAACTACTGGGGGTTCGAGTACGTCATCTTCGCGCTCGTGATCGGGCTCCTGATCAGCAACACGGTGGGCATCCCGGACTGGCTCAAGGAGGGCGTCCGGACCGAGTACTACATCAAGACAGGGCTCGTCATCCTGGGCGCGGGCATCCTCTTCCTGGAGATCGTCCAGGCCGGGGCGCTGGGCATCGTCCAGGCGGTGCTCGTGGTCGGCGTCATCTGGTACATCTGCTTCTGGCTATGCCGGAAGATGCGCGTGGACGACGACTTCGCGGCCATGCTCTCGACGGCGGTGTCCATCTGCGGCGTCTCGGCCGCCATCGCCGCCTGCGGGGCCATCCAGGGGGACAAGAAGAAGCTCTCGTACGTCACCTCGCTGGTGCTGATCGTGGCCGTCCCCATGATGGTCCTCATGCCCTGGGCCGTGAAGTTCTTCGGCATCCCGGAGATCGTCGGCGGGGCCTGGCTCGGCGGGACGCTCGACACGAGCGGCTCCGTGGTGGCGGCGGGTGCTCTCATCAGCGAGCCCGCCATGAAGGCCGGCGTCATCGTCAAGTTCTCCCAGAACGTGCTCATCGGCGTGGCCGCCTTCCTGCTGTCGGTGTGGTGGACGTTCAAGGAGGGCGCGAAGACCGGCGAGCGGCCGAGCGCCGGCGTGATCTGGGAGCGCTTCCCGAAGTTCGTCCTGGGGTTCGTGGTCGCGTCGATCGTGTTCTCCTTCATCCTCGACGCGGCCACCGTGGGCGCCACCAAGGGGTCACTGGGCGGGATGCGGACCGTGTGGTTCGCCCTGGCCTTCATCTGCATCGGCCTCGAGACGCGCTTCACCGACCTGGTTTCGATGGAGGGCGGCCGGCCGGCCGGGGCCTTCCTCGTCGCCCAGGCGATCAATGTCATCTGGACGCTGATCCTGGCGTTCCTGCTGTTCGGAGGTGTGCTCTTCGCGGCGCCGGTGATCAAGTAG